One Staphylococcus simiae genomic region harbors:
- the lipA gene encoding lipoyl synthase gives MATKNEEILRKPDWLKIKLNTNENYTGLKKMMREKNLNTVCEEAKCPNIHECWGARRTATFMILGAVCTRACRFCAVKTGLPNELDLNEPERVAESVELMNLKHVVITAVARDDLRDAGSNVYAETVRKVRERNPFTTIEILPSDMGGDYEALETLMASRPDILNHNIETVRRLTPRVRARATYDRTLEFLRRSKELQPDIPTKSSIMVGLGETIEELYETMDDLRANDVDILTIGQYLQPSRKHLKVQKYYTPLEFGKLRKVAMDKGFKHCQAGPLVRSSYHADEQVNEAAKERQRQGEEQLNN, from the coding sequence ATGGCGACAAAAAATGAAGAAATATTACGTAAACCTGATTGGTTAAAGATAAAATTAAATACTAACGAGAACTACACAGGACTTAAAAAGATGATGAGAGAGAAGAATCTAAACACGGTATGTGAAGAAGCTAAATGTCCTAACATCCATGAGTGCTGGGGGGCTCGTCGTACAGCTACTTTTATGATTCTAGGTGCAGTATGTACAAGAGCTTGTCGTTTCTGTGCAGTTAAGACAGGTTTACCTAATGAACTTGATTTGAATGAACCAGAACGTGTTGCTGAATCTGTAGAATTAATGAATTTAAAACATGTAGTTATTACTGCTGTTGCGCGTGATGACTTGAGAGATGCTGGATCAAATGTTTATGCTGAAACAGTTCGTAAAGTAAGAGAAAGAAATCCATTTACAACTATAGAAATTTTACCATCAGACATGGGTGGAGATTACGAAGCGTTAGAAACATTGATGGCTTCAAGACCAGATATTTTAAATCATAATATTGAAACAGTTCGTCGCTTAACACCGAGGGTTCGTGCACGTGCAACATATGATAGAACATTAGAATTTTTACGCCGTTCAAAAGAACTACAACCAGATATCCCTACTAAATCAAGTATCATGGTTGGCTTAGGTGAGACAATAGAAGAATTATATGAAACTATGGATGATTTGCGTGCAAATGACGTAGATATTTTAACCATTGGTCAATATTTACAACCTTCTCGTAAACATTTAAAAGTTCAAAAATACTATACACCTTTAGAATTTGGTAAGTTAAGAAAAGTTGCAATGGATAAAGGATTTAAACATTGCCAAGCTGGACCATTAGTACGTAGTTCATATCATGCAGATGAGCAAGTAAATGAAGCTGCAAAAGAAAGACAACGTCAAGGTGAAGAACAGTTAAATAACTAA
- a CDS encoding DUF72 domain-containing protein, with amino-acid sequence MINIGLTGWGDHDSLYEDLARQSDKLTTYASHFPVVELDASYYAIQPDRNILKWIKETPDRFEFVVKIHQALTLHADYKQFANSRQELFDQFKVMLKPLQEHRKLAMVLVQFPPWFDCNAQNIKYILYVRQQLQDFPICVEFRHQSWFNDHFKEQTLAFLTENQIIHAVVDEPQVKEGSIPLVNRITNETAFVRYHGRNRHGWTKKDMTDQEWRDVRYLYDYNEEELTDLAQKVKILEHKAKKIYVIFNNNSGGHAANNAKSYQKLLDIDYEGLAPQQLKLF; translated from the coding sequence ATGATAAATATTGGTTTAACAGGTTGGGGTGATCATGATTCACTTTATGAAGATTTGGCACGTCAATCAGATAAATTAACAACATACGCAAGTCATTTTCCAGTAGTTGAACTAGATGCATCATATTATGCCATTCAACCTGATAGAAATATACTAAAGTGGATTAAAGAAACACCTGATCGGTTTGAATTTGTAGTTAAAATACATCAAGCATTGACGTTACATGCTGATTATAAACAATTTGCAAATAGTCGACAGGAACTTTTTGATCAATTTAAAGTAATGCTTAAACCATTGCAAGAACATCGTAAGTTAGCAATGGTATTGGTTCAATTTCCACCTTGGTTCGATTGTAATGCTCAAAATATTAAATATATTTTGTATGTACGACAACAACTACAAGATTTTCCAATTTGTGTAGAGTTTAGACATCAATCTTGGTTTAACGATCATTTTAAAGAACAAACACTAGCATTTTTAACTGAAAATCAGATTATTCATGCTGTTGTAGATGAACCTCAAGTTAAAGAAGGCAGTATACCTTTGGTTAATAGAATTACCAATGAAACCGCATTTGTGAGATATCATGGTAGAAATCGACATGGTTGGACAAAAAAAGATATGACTGATCAAGAATGGCGAGACGTAAGATATTTGTATGATTACAATGAAGAAGAATTAACTGATTTAGCTCAAAAAGTAAAAATTTTAGAGCATAAAGCTAAAAAAATATATGTTATTTTCAATAATAATTCAGGTGGTCATGCAGCAAATAATGCTAAAAGTTATCAAAAATTATTAGATATTGATTATGAAGGTTTAGCACCGCAACAACTAAAATTATTTTAA
- a CDS encoding 2-hydroxyacid dehydrogenase, translating into MVKILVSRAIPERFYQQLNQLGEVEMWPEILIPMSREQFIKGLQSADACFITLSEQIDKNVLEQAQNLKIIANMAVGYDNIDIEQAAKYGVIVTNTPDVLTETTAELGFTLMLAVARRIVESEKYIANNQWQSWSPYLLAGKDVFNSTVGIFGMGEIGQAFARRLQGFNTSIIYHNRSRNIEAEQQLNATYVSFEDLLKRSDFIICTAPLTNDTKHRFNSQAFKQMKDDAIFINIGRGPIVDEDALVSALQNNEILGCGLDVLTHEPIDNTHPLMHFDNVIVTPHIGSASLQTRDNMIQLCIDNIKAVLELQPAITPVK; encoded by the coding sequence ATGGTGAAAATTTTAGTATCTAGAGCTATTCCAGAGCGTTTTTATCAACAACTTAACCAATTAGGTGAAGTTGAAATGTGGCCGGAAATACTTATTCCAATGTCTAGAGAACAATTTATCAAAGGTTTACAATCAGCAGATGCTTGTTTTATTACTTTAAGTGAACAAATTGATAAAAATGTCTTAGAGCAAGCACAGAATTTAAAAATCATTGCTAATATGGCAGTAGGTTACGATAATATCGATATTGAACAAGCAGCAAAATATGGTGTGATAGTAACAAATACACCTGATGTACTAACGGAAACAACAGCAGAATTAGGATTTACACTTATGTTAGCTGTTGCAAGAAGAATAGTAGAGTCAGAAAAATATATTGCAAATAATCAATGGCAAAGTTGGAGCCCCTATTTATTAGCAGGCAAAGATGTCTTTAATTCAACTGTAGGTATATTTGGAATGGGAGAAATTGGTCAGGCATTTGCAAGAAGGCTTCAAGGATTTAATACATCAATTATTTACCATAATCGTTCACGTAACATAGAAGCGGAACAACAATTAAATGCCACATACGTGTCATTTGAAGATTTATTAAAGCGAAGCGACTTTATTATATGTACGGCACCATTAACTAATGACACCAAGCATCGCTTCAATAGTCAAGCTTTTAAACAAATGAAGGATGATGCTATTTTTATAAATATTGGTAGAGGACCCATAGTAGATGAAGATGCACTTGTTTCTGCATTGCAAAATAATGAAATTTTAGGCTGTGGTCTAGATGTACTTACGCATGAACCAATTGATAACACACATCCATTAATGCATTTTGATAATGTTATTGTTACACCACATATTGGAAGTGCTTCACTTCAAACAAGGGACAACATGATTCAATTATGTATTGATAATATTAAAGCTGTCCTAGAGTTACAACCTGCAATTACACCAGTAAAATAA
- a CDS encoding teichoic acid D-Ala incorporation-associated protein DltX, with amino-acid sequence MKSKSKQPPNKYVEAFKPYLLTILYLAIFITLYLIYGSGDTHNNFIYNEF; translated from the coding sequence ATGAAGTCAAAAAGTAAACAACCGCCAAATAAATATGTTGAAGCATTCAAACCATATTTATTAACAATTTTATATTTAGCAATATTTATAACGCTATATTTAATATATGGTAGTGGCGATACACATAATAACTTCATTTATAATGAGTTTTAA
- a CDS encoding YutD family protein, giving the protein MIKVEQHYFELIEDYRECFDEEHFIARYSDILDKYDYIVGDFGYDQLRLKGFYKDTNKKAEMSKRFSNIQDYILEYCNFGCPYFVVRKLSKQEVKELVVKDEDIDIIDEDNKLHDVKIKPTIQDIEQ; this is encoded by the coding sequence TTGATAAAAGTAGAGCAACATTACTTCGAGCTAATTGAAGATTATAGAGAATGTTTTGATGAAGAACATTTTATAGCAAGATATTCTGATATTTTGGATAAATACGATTATATTGTTGGGGATTTCGGTTACGATCAACTTAGATTAAAAGGATTTTATAAAGATACCAACAAAAAAGCTGAAATGAGTAAACGTTTTTCAAATATTCAAGATTACATTCTTGAGTACTGCAATTTTGGTTGTCCTTATTTTGTTGTGAGAAAGCTTTCTAAACAGGAAGTAAAAGAGTTAGTTGTAAAAGATGAAGACATAGATATTATTGATGAAGATAATAAATTACATGATGTTAAAATAAAACCGACGATTCAAGACATAGAACAATAA
- a CDS encoding DUF3055 domain-containing protein, producing the protein MIDMYLYDDSEDSQVQFVGFVGEHSRYDLMLVQTNRHYGKTLVLNMQTNKFGIIGTDDIEEEGYIAHILGVSAEEGDEIIEYLKEVIF; encoded by the coding sequence ATGATTGATATGTATTTGTATGATGATAGCGAAGATAGCCAAGTTCAATTTGTTGGTTTCGTTGGAGAACACAGTCGTTATGACTTAATGCTTGTTCAAACAAATCGCCATTACGGTAAGACTTTAGTACTCAATATGCAAACGAATAAATTTGGTATTATCGGTACAGATGATATTGAAGAAGAAGGTTATATTGCACATATTTTAGGTGTCTCTGCCGAGGAAGGCGATGAAATAATAGAATACTTAAAAGAAGTTATCTTTTAA
- a CDS encoding TIGR01457 family HAD-type hydrolase, with protein sequence MKNYKAYLIDLDGTMYMGTDEIDGAAQFIDYLNEQQIPHLYVTNNSTKTPEQVTEKLREMKIDAKPEEVVTSALATAEYIADQQSQASVYMLGGNGLKTALTEAGIEIKDNEDVDYVVIGLDEEVTYNKLAIATLGVRKGATFLSTNPDVSIPKERGLLPGNGAITSVVSVSTGVNPKFIGKPEPVIMMKALDILGLDKSEVAMVGDLYDTDIMSGINVGMDTIHVQTGVSSLEDVQSKEIQPTYSFKDLNEVIRELKNL encoded by the coding sequence ATGAAGAATTACAAAGCATATTTAATAGACTTAGATGGCACGATGTACATGGGAACAGACGAAATTGATGGAGCTGCACAATTTATAGATTACTTAAATGAACAACAAATCCCACATTTATATGTGACAAATAACTCAACGAAAACACCTGAACAAGTAACTGAAAAATTACGTGAAATGAAAATTGATGCTAAACCTGAAGAGGTTGTTACATCTGCACTTGCCACTGCAGAATATATTGCGGATCAGCAAAGTCAAGCTTCGGTTTATATGCTTGGAGGTAATGGCTTAAAAACAGCGCTAACTGAGGCGGGTATAGAAATTAAAGATAATGAAGATGTTGATTATGTTGTTATTGGCTTGGATGAAGAAGTGACATATAACAAACTGGCTATAGCAACTTTAGGAGTTCGAAAAGGTGCCACTTTCCTATCAACCAATCCAGATGTTTCTATTCCAAAAGAAAGAGGATTGCTACCTGGAAACGGAGCTATTACCAGTGTTGTTAGTGTATCTACTGGCGTAAACCCTAAATTTATTGGTAAACCAGAACCAGTTATTATGATGAAAGCATTAGATATTTTAGGCTTGGATAAATCAGAAGTAGCAATGGTAGGTGATCTCTATGATACAGATATTATGTCAGGGATTAATGTAGGTATGGATACGATTCATGTTCAAACAGGAGTATCATCTTTAGAGGATGTTCAATCAAAAGAAATTCAACCAACATATTCATTTAAAGATTTGAACGAAGTTATAAGGGAATTGAAAAATTTATAA
- a CDS encoding bifunctional metallophosphatase/5'-nucleotidase, which produces MQLTIYHTNDIHSHLHEYERIKAYMAQQRPQLSHPSLYVDLGDHVDLSAPITQATLGRKNIELLNEAHCDIATIGNNEGMTLAHETLEHLYDEAQFKVICANVIDEKGELPNNILSSYIQTIEDTRILFVAATAPFTPFYRALDWIVTDPLEAIKEEIERHKGDYDVLIVLSHCGIFFDEKLCTELPQIDVIFGSHTHHYFEQGEMKNGVLMVAAGKYGHYLGEVNLTITNRTVTNKTATIIPVDSLPQVSTHFEQQGKHMMSTPVINHPVRLTRHYNAITETAYMLAESVCEFTHADCAIINTGLLVNDVISDKVTAYDIHRLLPHPINLVRVKLTGQQLKDVIIKSQKQEYMYEHAQGLGFRGDIFGGYVLYKLGYIESQQRYFIDGQEIDDNKIYILGTVDMYTFGRYFPMLKELPTEYLMPEFLRDIFKEKLLQY; this is translated from the coding sequence ATGCAATTAACGATTTATCATACGAATGACATACATAGTCATCTTCATGAATATGAACGTATCAAGGCATACATGGCGCAACAAAGACCACAACTTTCACATCCCTCACTATATGTAGATTTAGGTGATCATGTAGATTTATCGGCGCCAATAACACAAGCAACGTTAGGGCGCAAAAATATTGAACTATTAAATGAAGCACATTGTGACATTGCTACTATTGGTAATAATGAAGGAATGACTTTAGCACATGAGACACTTGAACACTTATATGACGAAGCTCAGTTCAAAGTGATTTGTGCTAATGTTATCGATGAAAAGGGCGAATTGCCTAATAATATTTTATCTTCGTATATACAAACTATAGAAGATACAAGAATTTTATTTGTAGCAGCGACTGCTCCATTTACTCCTTTTTATCGTGCATTAGATTGGATTGTAACAGATCCGCTAGAAGCGATTAAAGAGGAAATTGAGCGACATAAGGGAGATTACGATGTCCTTATTGTATTAAGTCATTGTGGTATCTTTTTTGATGAAAAATTATGCACAGAATTACCACAAATAGACGTTATATTTGGGAGCCACACGCATCATTATTTTGAACAAGGTGAAATGAAAAATGGCGTGTTAATGGTAGCTGCTGGAAAATATGGTCATTATCTTGGTGAAGTTAATTTAACAATAACGAACAGAACCGTAACTAACAAAACAGCTACTATTATACCTGTAGATAGTTTACCTCAAGTTTCAACTCATTTTGAACAGCAAGGAAAACATATGATGTCGACACCAGTAATTAATCATCCTGTGCGATTAACAAGACATTATAACGCAATAACAGAAACTGCATATATGTTAGCTGAAAGTGTTTGCGAATTTACACATGCCGATTGTGCTATTATAAATACTGGACTATTAGTTAATGATGTCATAAGCGATAAAGTGACTGCATATGATATTCATCGTCTACTACCACATCCAATTAATTTGGTTAGAGTAAAATTGACAGGTCAACAATTAAAAGATGTCATTATTAAAAGTCAAAAACAAGAATATATGTATGAACATGCTCAAGGTTTAGGTTTTAGAGGTGATATTTTTGGAGGCTATGTCTTATATAAACTAGGCTACATTGAATCTCAACAGCGTTATTTTATTGATGGTCAAGAAATTGATGATAATAAAATTTATATCCTAGGTACTGTAGATATGTATACTTTTGGTAGATATTTCCCTATGTTAAAAGAACTTCCTACCGAATACTTAATGCCAGAGTTTTTAAGAGATATTTTTAAAGAAAAGTTACTACAATATTAA
- a CDS encoding NAD(P)H-dependent flavin oxidoreductase, which yields MWHDNQLTRKLNIQYPIIQAGMAGSTTPQLVAAVSESGGLGSIGAGYYTSQQLLEDITQVRQLTKKPFAVNIFVPSQQSATNNQIEHMNAWLKPYRRAFKLEEPVININESQTFERAIDIIIDQQIDVCSFTFGIPNPNTIKRLKSAGITVIGTATSVDEAIANERAGIDIIIAQGSEAGGHRGSFLKIGPKEHEAMVGTMSLVPQIVDAVTVPVIAAGGIMDGRGVLASLVLGASGVQMGTAFLTSSDSKASPLLRESIINSKETDTVVTKAFSGKYARGINNQFIEDMQQYQGIIPEYPIQNQLTNLIRKEAAKQGNKELTHMWSGQSPRLATTLNASALMSKIVNQINTLLSGV from the coding sequence ATGTGGCATGACAATCAATTAACGCGAAAGTTAAATATACAATATCCAATCATTCAAGCTGGAATGGCGGGTAGCACAACGCCTCAACTGGTTGCTGCTGTTAGTGAAAGTGGTGGTTTAGGTTCAATTGGTGCTGGTTATTATACGTCACAGCAATTACTTGAAGACATCACTCAAGTGAGGCAATTAACAAAGAAGCCATTTGCAGTTAATATTTTTGTACCTAGTCAGCAGTCAGCTACAAACAATCAAATTGAACATATGAATGCTTGGTTAAAACCTTATAGAAGAGCATTTAAATTAGAAGAACCTGTCATTAATATAAACGAAAGTCAAACATTTGAACGTGCCATTGATATTATTATAGACCAACAAATTGATGTCTGTAGCTTTACATTTGGAATTCCTAATCCTAATACGATTAAACGTTTAAAAAGTGCTGGTATTACTGTAATAGGTACTGCAACATCTGTTGACGAAGCAATAGCTAATGAACGTGCTGGCATAGATATTATTATTGCTCAAGGAAGCGAAGCTGGAGGGCATCGTGGTTCGTTCTTAAAAATTGGACCTAAAGAACATGAAGCAATGGTCGGTACAATGTCATTAGTACCTCAAATTGTAGATGCTGTTACTGTACCAGTTATTGCAGCAGGTGGCATCATGGATGGACGAGGTGTATTGGCAAGTCTGGTTCTTGGTGCTTCAGGTGTTCAAATGGGCACCGCATTTTTAACTTCAAGCGATAGTAAAGCATCACCACTGTTAAGAGAATCGATTATCAATAGTAAAGAAACAGATACGGTTGTAACTAAAGCATTTAGTGGGAAATATGCTAGAGGCATAAATAATCAATTTATTGAAGATATGCAACAATATCAAGGTATTATTCCAGAATATCCAATTCAAAATCAATTAACTAATCTTATACGTAAAGAAGCGGCTAAACAAGGTAATAAAGAATTGACACATATGTGGAGTGGTCAAAGTCCTAGATTAGCTACTACATTAAACGCCTCAGCATTAATGTCTAAAATTGTTAATCAAATTAATACATTATTAAGTGGCGTATAA
- the dltA gene encoding D-alanine--poly(phosphoribitol) ligase subunit DltA, translating into MTDIINKLQNIAQVNPESIAVRHATDEITYKQLMEESSKLAHRLQDSKQPMILFGHMSPYMIVGMIGAIKAGCGYVPIDTSIPEDRIKMIIEKVQPEYIFNTTDNELNSEYGQEFNIEEIKQSHYPVIFDSQIKDNDMVYTIFTSGSTGEPKGVQIEYASLVQFTEWMVDLNQSGSEQQWLNQAPFSFDLSVMAIYPCLASGGTLNLVDKNMINKPKLLNEMLSNTPINVWVSTPSFMEMCLLLPNLNEEQYSSLNQFFFCGEILPHRTAQALVSRFPNATIYNTYGPTEATVAVTSIQITQEVLDQYPTLPVGVERPGASLSTTDEGELVIEGQSVSIGYLKNDQKTSEVFNFDDGIRTYHTGDKAKFEDGQWFIQGRIDFQIKLNGYRMELEEIETQLRQSEFVREAIVVPVYKNDKVIHLIGAVVPTAEVTNDLEMTKNIKHDLKSLLPEYMIPRKFVWMEQLPLTNNGKLDRKKIAEVING; encoded by the coding sequence ATGACAGACATAATTAATAAACTGCAAAATATCGCTCAAGTTAATCCGGAAAGCATAGCAGTAAGACATGCAACTGATGAAATAACTTATAAACAATTAATGGAAGAATCAAGCAAATTAGCACATCGTTTACAAGATAGTAAACAGCCAATGATTTTATTTGGTCATATGTCACCATATATGATTGTTGGTATGATAGGTGCTATTAAAGCTGGTTGTGGATATGTACCTATTGATACATCTATTCCTGAAGACCGTATTAAAATGATTATCGAAAAAGTGCAACCAGAATATATTTTTAATACGACTGACAATGAATTAAATAGTGAATATGGTCAAGAATTTAATATTGAAGAAATTAAACAATCACATTATCCAGTAATTTTTGATAGTCAAATTAAAGATAATGACATGGTATACACTATATTTACATCTGGTTCTACAGGTGAGCCAAAAGGTGTTCAAATTGAGTATGCAAGTTTAGTACAGTTTACTGAATGGATGGTTGATTTAAATCAATCTGGTAGTGAACAACAATGGCTTAACCAAGCACCATTCTCATTTGATTTATCTGTAATGGCAATTTATCCATGTTTAGCATCTGGTGGTACTTTAAATCTAGTAGATAAAAACATGATAAATAAACCTAAATTATTAAATGAAATGTTATCCAACACACCAATTAATGTATGGGTTTCTACTCCTTCATTTATGGAAATGTGTTTATTACTACCAAACTTAAATGAAGAACAATATAGTAGCTTAAATCAATTCTTCTTCTGTGGAGAAATATTACCGCATAGAACAGCACAAGCACTGGTTAGTCGCTTCCCGAATGCGACAATTTATAATACTTACGGTCCAACTGAAGCGACAGTTGCGGTAACAAGTATTCAAATAACTCAAGAAGTATTGGATCAATATCCAACTTTACCTGTTGGTGTTGAGCGACCAGGTGCTAGTTTATCAACAACAGACGAAGGTGAATTAGTTATTGAAGGACAAAGTGTGAGTATTGGTTATCTTAAGAATGATCAAAAAACATCTGAAGTATTTAATTTTGATGATGGTATTCGTACTTACCATACGGGTGACAAAGCTAAATTTGAAGATGGACAGTGGTTTATTCAAGGTAGAATTGATTTCCAAATCAAGTTAAATGGTTACCGCATGGAACTTGAAGAAATTGAAACGCAATTACGCCAGTCTGAATTTGTTAGAGAAGCAATTGTCGTACCTGTATATAAAAATGATAAAGTCATTCATTTAATCGGTGCAGTAGTACCAACAGCTGAAGTAACTAATGACTTAGAAATGACAAAAAATATTAAACATGATTTAAAATCTCTCTTACCAGAGTATATGATTCCACGTAAATTTGTTTGGATGGAACAATTACCATTAACGAATAATGGTAAATTAGATCGTAAAAAAATTGCAGAGGTAATTAACGGATGA
- a CDS encoding sulfite exporter TauE/SafE family protein, whose product MLLTITLLVLIGGLSAIIGSIVGIGGGIIIVPTLVYLGVEHHLLHGITTQIAIGTSSLILIVTGLSSSLGYLKTKQVDIKNGAIFLFGLLPGSLFGSFISRYLTIESFNLYFGIFLIFVAILLMVRHKIKPFTIFDKPKYQKTYVDASGDTYHYSVPPLFAFFATLFIGTLTGLFGIGGGALMTPLMLIVFRFPPHVAVGTSMMMIFFSSVMSSIGHVAQGHVAWGYSIILIISSYIGAKIGVKVNQSIKSDTVVTLLRTVMLLLGIYLIIKAVL is encoded by the coding sequence ATGTTATTAACAATTACTTTATTAGTTTTAATAGGTGGATTATCGGCAATCATTGGATCAATTGTAGGTATTGGTGGAGGTATTATTATTGTGCCAACACTTGTATATTTAGGTGTTGAACATCACCTATTGCACGGTATTACGACTCAAATAGCAATAGGAACATCGTCATTAATTCTTATTGTTACAGGGCTATCCTCATCATTAGGTTATTTAAAAACAAAGCAAGTTGATATTAAAAACGGCGCAATCTTTTTATTTGGCTTGTTACCAGGTTCTCTATTTGGCTCATTTATTAGTCGATATTTAACGATTGAATCTTTCAATTTATATTTTGGTATTTTTCTAATATTTGTTGCAATATTACTCATGGTAAGACACAAAATTAAGCCATTTACTATTTTTGATAAACCTAAATACCAAAAAACTTATGTTGATGCTAGTGGGGACACATATCATTATAGTGTACCACCACTATTTGCATTTTTTGCTACTTTATTTATTGGTACATTAACAGGATTATTTGGTATTGGTGGCGGCGCATTAATGACACCATTAATGTTAATTGTTTTTAGATTTCCACCACATGTTGCTGTTGGTACAAGCATGATGATGATTTTCTTTTCAAGTGTGATGAGCTCAATTGGCCACGTAGCGCAAGGTCATGTTGCATGGGGATATTCTATTATTTTAATTATTTCAAGTTATATTGGTGCTAAAATAGGTGTAAAAGTTAACCAATCAATCAAGTCAGATACAGTAGTAACATTATTACGTACAGTGATGTTATTACTTGGCATATATTTAATTATTAAAGCGGTATTATAA
- a CDS encoding DUF86 domain-containing protein — translation MYFVDKDKLTQKLMYLQKLTEDYNPNKNNVYAFERIAQMLIESSVDIGNMIIDAFILRDPGNYKDVIDILELENVISKETQQSINETVDIRKQFAHDYIDLDVTSVMPLFDRALPAYQTFISEVTQFLQNENVPITAFGKGENQ, via the coding sequence ATGTATTTTGTAGACAAAGATAAATTAACTCAAAAACTTATGTATTTACAAAAACTAACAGAGGATTACAATCCAAATAAAAATAATGTCTATGCATTTGAACGTATCGCACAAATGTTAATAGAATCATCAGTCGATATCGGTAATATGATTATTGATGCATTTATTTTAAGAGATCCAGGTAATTATAAAGATGTCATTGATATTTTAGAATTAGAAAATGTAATTTCAAAAGAAACACAACAATCTATAAATGAAACTGTAGATATTCGTAAGCAATTTGCACACGATTATATAGATTTAGATGTAACATCAGTGATGCCGTTATTTGATAGGGCGCTTCCTGCTTATCAAACATTCATTTCTGAAGTTACTCAATTTTTACAAAACGAAAATGTACCAATCACCGCTTTTGGCAAAGGAGAAAATCAATAA